One Amphiprion ocellaris isolate individual 3 ecotype Okinawa chromosome 5, ASM2253959v1, whole genome shotgun sequence genomic region harbors:
- the LOC111576043 gene encoding elastase-1-like isoform X1 → MLRFLVLTSLAAIVLAEPQLRYLEDRLERVVGGEVASPNSWPWQISLQYLSGSSYYHTCGGTLIEKDWVMTAAHCVDSTRTWRVVIGEHDLYTNSGREQIKSVSQVYIHPKWNRYSVASGYDIALLKLSSEATLNSYVQLGALPPSGQILPNNSYCYITGWGRTSTGGPISDELKQAYLPSVDHQTCSSSSWWGSTVKTTMVCAGGGEDSGCNGDSGGPLNCQVNGKYYVHGIASFVSSYGCNTIRKPTVFTRVSAYIDWIDSVSMKNVFI, encoded by the exons ATGCTCAGGTTTTTGGTGTTGACAAGCCTCGCAGCCATCG TGCTGGCAGAGCCCCAGCTCAGGTACCTAGAAGACAGGCTTGAAagggttgttggaggtgaggtggCCAGTCCCAACTCTTGGCCCTGGCAG ATCTCTCTTCAGTACCTGTCTGGCAGTAGCTACTACCACACATGTGGAGGAACCCTCATTGAGAAAGACTGGGTGATGACCGCTGCTCACTGTGTGGACAG CACCAGGACGTGGCGTGTGGTTATTGGTGAACATGATCTCTACACCAACAGTGGCAGAGAGCAGATCAAGAGTGTCAGCCAGGTTTACATCCACCCCAAATGGAACCGTTATAGTGTGGCCAGTGG GTATGACATTGCCCTGCTGAAACTGTCCTCTGAGGCTACTCTGAACTCTTACGTCCAGCTCGGTGCGCTGCCTCCCTCCGGACAGATTCTGCCCAACAACAGCTACTGCTACATCACCGGATGGGGACGCACCTCCA CTGGCGGTCCCATCTCTGACGAGCTCAAGCAGGCCTACCTTCCTAGTGTGGACCATCAGACTTGCAGCAGCTCTAGCTGGTGGGGCAGCACTGTGAAGACCACCATGGTGTGTGCTGGAGGCGGCGAGGACTCTGGATGCAAT GGTGACTCTGGTGGACCTCTGAACTGCCAGGTCAATGGAAAATACTACGTGCACGGTATCGCCAGCTTTGTGTCCAGTTACGGTTGCAACACAATCAGGAAGCCCACTGTCTTCACCCGTGTCTCTGCCTACATTGACTGGATAGACTCGGTTAgtatgaaaaatgtgtttatctAG
- the LOC111576044 gene encoding elastase-1-like isoform X1, giving the protein MLRFLVLTSLAAIVLAEPQPRYLEDRLERVVGGEVASPNSWPWQISLQYMVDGYAYLACGGTLIARDWVMTAAHCVDSTREWRVVLGEHDLLIDSGTEQNKGVSQVYIHPKWNPNNVVSGYDIALLKLSSEATLNSYVQLGALPPSGEILPNNSYCYITGWGRTSTGGPISDELKQAYLPSVDHQTCSSSSWWGSTVKTTMVCAGGGEDSGCDGDSGGPLNCQVNGKYYVHGITSFGSAFGCNTIRKPTVFTRVSAYIDWIDSVSMKNVFI; this is encoded by the exons ATGCTCAGGTTTTTGGTGTTGACAAGCCTCGCAGCCATCG TGCTGGCAGAGCCCCAGCCCAGGTACCTAGAAGACAGGCTTGAAagggttgttggaggtgaggtggCCAGTCCCAACTCTTGGCCCTGGCAG ATCTCTCTTCAGTACATGGTTGACGGTTATGCCTACCTCGCATGCGGAGGAACCCTCATTGCAAGAGACTGGGTGATGACCGCTGCTCACTGTGTGGACAG CACCAGGGAGTGGCGTGTGGTTCTTGGTGAACACGATCTCCTCATTGACAGCGGCACAGAGCAGAACAAGGGTGTCAGCCAGGTTTACATCCACCCCAAATGGAACCCTAATAATGTAGTCAGTGG GTATGACATTGCCCTGCTGAAACTGTCCTCTGAGGCTACTCTGAACTCTTACGTCCAGCTCGGTGCGCTGCCTCCCTCTGGAGAGATTCTGCCCAACAACAGCTACTGCTACATCACCGGATGGGGACGCACCTCCA CTGGCGGTCCCATCTCTGACGAGCTCAAGCAGGCCTACCTTCCTAGTGTGGACCATCAGACTTGCAGCAGCTCTAGCTGGTGGGGCAGCACTGTGAAGACCACCATGGTGTGTGCTGGAGGCGGCGAGGACTCTGGATGCGAT GGTGACTCTGGTGGCCCTCTGAACTGCCAGGTCAATGGAAAATACTACGTGCACGGTATCACCAGCTTTGGGTCTGCTTTCGGATGCAACACCATCAGGAAGCCCACTGTCTTCACCCGTGTCTCTGCCTACATTGACTGGATAGACTCGGTTAgtatgaaaaatgtgtttatctAG
- the LOC111576043 gene encoding elastase-1-like isoform X2 — protein MLRFLVLTSLAAIVLAEPQLRYLEDRLERVVGGEVASPNSWPWQISLQYLSGSSYYHTCGGTLIEKDWVMTAAHCVDSTRTWRVVIGEHDLYTNSGREQIKSVSQVYIHPKWNRYSVASGYDIALLKLSSEATLNSYVQLGALPPSGQILPNNSYCYITGWGRTSTGGPISDELKQAYLPSVDHQTCSSSSWWGSTVKTTMVCAGGGEDSGCNGDSGGPLNCQVNGKYYVHGIASFVSSYGCNTIRKPTVFTRVSAYIDWIDSTMY, from the exons ATGCTCAGGTTTTTGGTGTTGACAAGCCTCGCAGCCATCG TGCTGGCAGAGCCCCAGCTCAGGTACCTAGAAGACAGGCTTGAAagggttgttggaggtgaggtggCCAGTCCCAACTCTTGGCCCTGGCAG ATCTCTCTTCAGTACCTGTCTGGCAGTAGCTACTACCACACATGTGGAGGAACCCTCATTGAGAAAGACTGGGTGATGACCGCTGCTCACTGTGTGGACAG CACCAGGACGTGGCGTGTGGTTATTGGTGAACATGATCTCTACACCAACAGTGGCAGAGAGCAGATCAAGAGTGTCAGCCAGGTTTACATCCACCCCAAATGGAACCGTTATAGTGTGGCCAGTGG GTATGACATTGCCCTGCTGAAACTGTCCTCTGAGGCTACTCTGAACTCTTACGTCCAGCTCGGTGCGCTGCCTCCCTCCGGACAGATTCTGCCCAACAACAGCTACTGCTACATCACCGGATGGGGACGCACCTCCA CTGGCGGTCCCATCTCTGACGAGCTCAAGCAGGCCTACCTTCCTAGTGTGGACCATCAGACTTGCAGCAGCTCTAGCTGGTGGGGCAGCACTGTGAAGACCACCATGGTGTGTGCTGGAGGCGGCGAGGACTCTGGATGCAAT GGTGACTCTGGTGGACCTCTGAACTGCCAGGTCAATGGAAAATACTACGTGCACGGTATCGCCAGCTTTGTGTCCAGTTACGGTTGCAACACAATCAGGAAGCCCACTGTCTTCACCCGTGTCTCTGCCTACATTGACTGGATAGACTCG aCCATGTATTAA
- the LOC111576047 gene encoding elastase-1-like, which translates to MLRFLVLTSLAALVLAELEPQPRYLEDGSAAERVVGGEVARPNSWPWQISLQYKSGSNYYHTCGGTLIRRGWVMTAAHCVDRSRTWRVVLGDHNINSHEGREQYMSVSRVYIHPNWNSNNVAGGWDIALLRLSSDASLNNYVQLGALPPSGQVLPHNNPCYITGWGRTQTGGQLSAQLKQASLPVVDYRTCTSYGWWGSTVKDSMVCAGGGSESGCQGDSGGPLNCSVNGQWVVHGVTSFVSSSGCNAYRKPTVFTRVSAYISWMNGIMG; encoded by the exons ATGCTCAGGTTTCTTGTGTTGACCTCTCTCGCAGCCCTCG TGCTGGCTGAGCTGGAGCCTCAGCCCAGGTACCTGGAGGATGGCAGTGCTGCTGAGAGAGTTGTGGGAGGTGAGGTGGCCAGACCCAACTCCTGGCCCTGGCAG ATTTCTCTTCAGTACAAATCTGGCAGCAACTACTACCACACCTGTGGAGGCACGCTGATCAGGAGAGGATGGGTCATGACTGCCGCTCACTGTGTGGACAG GTCCAGGACTTGGCGTGTTGTTCTTGGAGATCACAACATCAACTCCCACGAGGGCAGAGAGCAGTACATGAGCGTGAGCCGCGTCTACATCCACCCCAACTGGAACTCCAACAACGTTGCCGGAGG CTGGGACATCGCTCTGCTGCGTCTGTCCTCTGATGCTTCTCTGAACAACTACGTCCAGCTCGGTGCTCTGCCTCCTTCCGGTCAGGTTCTGCCCCACAACAACCCCTGCTACATCACCGGATGGGGTCGCACCCAGA CTGGAGGTCAGCTGTCTGCCCAGCTGAAGCAGGCCTCTCTGCCCGTCGTTGACTACAGGACCTGCACCAGCTACGGATGGTGGGGCAGCACTGTGAAGGACTCCATGGTCTGTGCTGGTGGCGGCAGCGAGTCTGGCTGTCAG GGTGACTCTGGTGGCCCCCTGAACTGCAGTGTCAACGGCCAGTGGGTTGTCCATGGTGTGACCAGCTTTGTGTCCTCTTCTGGCTGCAACGCCTACAGGAAGCCCACCGTCTTCACCCGTGTCTCTGCCTACATCAGCTGGATGAACGGC ATCATGGGTTGA
- the LOC111576044 gene encoding elastase-1-like isoform X2: MLRFLVLTSLAAIVLAEPQPRYLEDRLERVVGGEVASPNSWPWQISLQYMVDGYAYLACGGTLIARDWVMTAAHCVDSTREWRVVLGEHDLLIDSGTEQNKGVSQVYIHPKWNPNNVVSGYDIALLKLSSEATLNSYVQLGALPPSGEILPNNSYCYITGWGRTSTGGPISDELKQAYLPSVDHQTCSSSSWWGSTVKTTMVCAGGGEDSGCDGDSGGPLNCQVNGKYYVHGITSFGSAFGCNTIRKPTVFTRVSAYIDWIDSIMY, translated from the exons ATGCTCAGGTTTTTGGTGTTGACAAGCCTCGCAGCCATCG TGCTGGCAGAGCCCCAGCCCAGGTACCTAGAAGACAGGCTTGAAagggttgttggaggtgaggtggCCAGTCCCAACTCTTGGCCCTGGCAG ATCTCTCTTCAGTACATGGTTGACGGTTATGCCTACCTCGCATGCGGAGGAACCCTCATTGCAAGAGACTGGGTGATGACCGCTGCTCACTGTGTGGACAG CACCAGGGAGTGGCGTGTGGTTCTTGGTGAACACGATCTCCTCATTGACAGCGGCACAGAGCAGAACAAGGGTGTCAGCCAGGTTTACATCCACCCCAAATGGAACCCTAATAATGTAGTCAGTGG GTATGACATTGCCCTGCTGAAACTGTCCTCTGAGGCTACTCTGAACTCTTACGTCCAGCTCGGTGCGCTGCCTCCCTCTGGAGAGATTCTGCCCAACAACAGCTACTGCTACATCACCGGATGGGGACGCACCTCCA CTGGCGGTCCCATCTCTGACGAGCTCAAGCAGGCCTACCTTCCTAGTGTGGACCATCAGACTTGCAGCAGCTCTAGCTGGTGGGGCAGCACTGTGAAGACCACCATGGTGTGTGCTGGAGGCGGCGAGGACTCTGGATGCGAT GGTGACTCTGGTGGCCCTCTGAACTGCCAGGTCAATGGAAAATACTACGTGCACGGTATCACCAGCTTTGGGTCTGCTTTCGGATGCAACACCATCAGGAAGCCCACTGTCTTCACCCGTGTCTCTGCCTACATTGACTGGATAGACTCG ATCATGTATTAA